In the Leptotrichia sp. oral taxon 847 genome, one interval contains:
- a CDS encoding co-chaperone GroES, with translation MKIKPLGKRILIKQIEQEEVTKSGIVLPGTASKEKPIIGEVLAIGKEIEDVSAGDKVIFEKYSGTEIKDGDETYLILEKDNVLAIVE, from the coding sequence ATGAAAATTAAACCATTGGGAAAAAGAATTTTAATAAAACAAATCGAACAGGAAGAAGTGACTAAAAGCGGTATTGTACTACCGGGAACAGCTTCAAAAGAAAAACCTATAATTGGAGAAGTTTTGGCAATAGGAAAAGAAATTGAAGATGTTTCTGCTGGAGATAAAGTTATTTTTGAAAAATATTCGGGGACTGAAATAAAAGATGGCGATGAAACTTATCTAATCTTGGAAAAGGATAATGTTCTTGCTATCGTGGAATAA
- the groL gene encoding chaperonin GroEL (60 kDa chaperone family; promotes refolding of misfolded polypeptides especially under stressful conditions; forms two stacked rings of heptamers to form a barrel-shaped 14mer; ends can be capped by GroES; misfolded proteins enter the barrel where they are refolded when GroES binds), with protein sequence MGKIIKFNEEARKSLEVGVDTLADAVKITLGPKGRNVVLDRGFGAPMITNDGVTIAKEIELSDPIENLGAQIVKEVATKSNDVAGDGTTTATVLAQALIKEGLKMVSAGANPVFIRRGMEQASKKVIEELSKKAKKVEANEEIAQVGAISAGDKEIGKLIAQAMEKVGEEGVITVEEARSLDTTLEVVEGMQFDNGYLSPYMVSDSERMVVEMDNPYILITDKKISNMKELLPILEKTVETSRPMLIIAEDVEGEALATLVVNKLRGTLNVAAVKAPAFGDRRKAMLQDIAILTGGEVISEEKGIKLEEADITFLGQAKKVRITKDNTVIVDGMGKKSEISARVGQIKNSISETTSDYDREKLQERLAKLAGGVAVIKVGAATETEMKEKKLRIEDALNATKAAVEEGIVAGGGTVLVEIANAIEDFKLAGEEGLGVEIVKKALFAPLRQIVVNAGIDAGVVLEKVKNSENGIGFDAAKEEYVDMVKAGIIDPAKVTRSAIQNAVSVSSVLLTTEVAVANEKEESHAGAGMPNGMGMPGMM encoded by the coding sequence ATGGGAAAAATAATAAAATTTAATGAAGAAGCAAGAAAATCACTAGAAGTAGGTGTTGACACACTTGCTGATGCTGTAAAAATTACACTTGGACCAAAAGGAAGAAATGTTGTATTAGATAGAGGATTTGGAGCGCCTATGATTACAAATGACGGTGTTACAATTGCAAAAGAAATCGAGTTAAGTGATCCAATCGAAAATCTTGGAGCACAAATTGTAAAAGAAGTTGCAACAAAATCTAACGATGTGGCAGGAGATGGGACAACTACGGCAACAGTACTTGCTCAAGCTTTGATAAAAGAAGGATTAAAAATGGTTTCAGCAGGAGCAAATCCAGTGTTTATCCGTCGTGGAATGGAACAGGCTTCAAAAAAAGTGATTGAAGAACTTTCTAAAAAAGCTAAAAAAGTTGAGGCAAATGAAGAAATTGCACAAGTTGGAGCAATTTCAGCTGGAGATAAGGAAATTGGGAAATTGATTGCACAAGCGATGGAAAAAGTTGGAGAAGAAGGAGTAATTACAGTTGAAGAAGCACGTTCGCTTGATACAACTTTGGAAGTGGTGGAAGGAATGCAGTTTGACAACGGTTACTTATCACCATATATGGTTTCGGATTCTGAAAGAATGGTCGTAGAAATGGACAATCCTTACATCCTTATAACAGATAAAAAAATATCAAATATGAAAGAATTGCTTCCAATTTTGGAAAAAACAGTGGAAACAAGCAGACCTATGCTTATAATTGCTGAAGATGTTGAAGGAGAAGCGCTTGCAACATTGGTTGTAAATAAACTTCGTGGAACATTAAATGTGGCTGCTGTAAAAGCTCCGGCATTTGGAGATAGAAGAAAAGCAATGTTACAAGATATAGCAATTCTTACAGGTGGAGAAGTTATTTCTGAAGAAAAAGGAATAAAATTGGAAGAAGCTGATATTACATTCTTGGGACAAGCTAAAAAAGTTAGAATTACGAAAGACAATACAGTAATTGTGGATGGAATGGGTAAAAAATCTGAAATTAGCGCAAGAGTTGGACAGATTAAAAATTCTATTTCAGAAACTACATCTGACTATGATAGGGAAAAATTGCAGGAAAGACTAGCAAAACTCGCAGGTGGAGTTGCAGTGATAAAAGTGGGTGCTGCGACAGAAACTGAAATGAAAGAGAAAAAATTGAGAATAGAAGATGCGCTAAATGCGACAAAAGCAGCAGTTGAAGAAGGAATTGTAGCTGGTGGAGGAACTGTTTTAGTTGAAATTGCAAATGCGATTGAAGACTTTAAATTAGCCGGTGAAGAAGGATTAGGAGTGGAAATTGTTAAAAAAGCTCTATTTGCACCACTTAGACAAATTGTTGTAAATGCTGGAATTGATGCTGGAGTTGTGCTTGAAAAAGTTAAAAATTCTGAAAATGGAATAGGGTTTGACGCTGCGAAAGAAGAATATGTAGATATGGTAAAAGCTGGAATAATTGATCCAGCCAAAGTAACTCGTTCAGCAATTCAGAACGCTGTTTCAGTGTCTTCGGTTTTACTTACAACTGAAGTAGCTGTCGCAAATGAAAAAGAAGAAAGTCATGCAGGTGCAGGAATGCCAAATGGAATGGGAATGCCAGGAATGATGTAA
- a CDS encoding hydroxymethylglutaryl-CoA synthase, protein MKIGIDKIGFAMPDFFLDIRDLALSREQNENKFTKGLLQSEMCVAPITQDIVTLGASAAEKILNEKDKKEIDLIIVGTESGIDQSKSAGVFIHHLLEIQPFAKCIEIKEACYSATAALNFAKNHILQNPESKVLVIASDIAKYGIGTAGESTQGAGSMAMLIKKDPKIAILNDDSVCQTRDIMDFWRPNYSNFPFVDGHFSSKQYLDCLTTTFCEYQKRYNKNLLDFSAFCFHLPFPKLGLKGLNSLFSETENLTKERKTSLLDNFYSSIIYGKRIGNIYTGSLYLSLLSLLENCQNLKSNDVIGMYSYGSGAVCEIFSITLVDGFKNQLRNDRIKDFDKRKRLSTAEYEKIFFEQIKLDEDGNSVNFPQDNSLFYLEKIENHKRIYKKEVVKMNKKKKNWLGFQKKNRLERIQMLKDNGFLTDEFEKILKKNENLPLETANQMAENGIGTFALPFNIASNFVIDGKDYAVPMVTEEPSVVAGCSYAAKIIGKSSGFTTKILDRKMIGQVALYDILDFDNATSMILENKNEILRIANDAHPSIVARGGGAINIEVKNIDEFLIVYLIADVKEAMGANILNTMLEAIKIPLENITNGKSLMAILSNYATESLVKAECEVNVKLLSSSMETSIETAKKIELASKFAKLDIYRATTHNKGIFNGIDAVVIATGNDWRAIEAGGNAFAVKNGKYEGLTTWTFDENANKLKGELTLPMPIASVGGSIGLNPSVKAAFNILGNPDARTLASIITSVGLAQNFAAIKALVTTGIQHGHMKLQARSLALFAGAKGKEIDIAVERLLESGKSINLENVKKILKEIK, encoded by the coding sequence ATGAAAATCGGAATAGATAAAATTGGATTTGCAATGCCTGATTTCTTTTTGGATATTAGAGACTTAGCGTTATCTAGGGAACAAAATGAAAATAAGTTTACAAAGGGACTGCTGCAAAGTGAAATGTGTGTTGCTCCAATTACTCAAGATATTGTAACATTGGGAGCTAGTGCAGCAGAAAAAATTTTAAATGAAAAAGATAAAAAAGAGATTGATTTAATAATAGTTGGAACAGAATCGGGAATTGATCAGAGCAAATCCGCTGGAGTCTTTATTCATCATTTACTTGAAATTCAGCCTTTTGCAAAATGTATTGAAATAAAGGAAGCTTGTTACAGTGCAACTGCTGCACTAAATTTTGCAAAAAATCACATTTTACAAAATCCAGAATCAAAAGTTCTGGTCATAGCTTCTGACATTGCTAAATACGGTATTGGTACCGCTGGAGAATCCACTCAAGGTGCAGGAAGTATGGCCATGCTTATTAAAAAAGACCCCAAAATTGCAATTTTAAATGATGACAGTGTCTGTCAGACAAGGGATATAATGGATTTTTGGCGTCCAAATTATTCCAATTTCCCATTTGTAGATGGACATTTTTCTTCAAAACAGTACTTGGACTGCCTTACTACGACTTTTTGCGAATATCAAAAACGTTATAATAAAAATTTACTTGATTTTAGCGCCTTTTGTTTCCATTTGCCTTTCCCAAAACTTGGACTGAAAGGTTTAAATTCACTTTTTTCCGAAACTGAAAATTTGACAAAAGAACGGAAGACATCACTTTTGGACAATTTTTATTCTTCAATAATTTACGGCAAACGAATTGGAAATATTTACACAGGTTCTCTCTATTTAAGCTTACTTTCATTACTGGAAAATTGCCAAAATTTAAAATCTAACGATGTGATTGGAATGTACAGTTATGGAAGTGGTGCGGTTTGTGAAATTTTTAGTATTACGCTTGTCGATGGATTTAAAAATCAGTTGAGAAACGATAGAATTAAGGACTTCGACAAAAGAAAAAGACTTAGCACCGCCGAATACGAAAAAATATTTTTTGAGCAGATAAAACTTGATGAAGATGGAAATAGTGTTAATTTCCCGCAAGATAACAGTCTTTTTTATTTGGAAAAAATTGAAAATCATAAAAGAATTTATAAAAAAGAGGTTGTCAAAATGAATAAAAAGAAAAAAAACTGGCTCGGATTTCAAAAAAAGAATCGGCTTGAAAGAATCCAAATGTTAAAAGATAATGGCTTTTTAACTGATGAATTTGAAAAAATTCTGAAAAAAAATGAGAACTTGCCACTGGAAACTGCAAATCAGATGGCTGAAAACGGGATTGGAACCTTTGCTTTGCCATTTAACATTGCTTCAAACTTTGTTATTGACGGAAAGGATTATGCTGTGCCAATGGTTACCGAAGAGCCATCTGTTGTGGCAGGGTGCAGCTATGCAGCTAAAATTATTGGAAAATCTAGCGGTTTTACAACAAAGATTTTAGACAGGAAAATGATTGGACAAGTTGCATTGTATGATATTTTGGACTTTGATAATGCGACTTCGATGATTTTAGAAAACAAAAATGAGATTCTAAGAATTGCAAATGATGCTCATCCTTCGATTGTGGCACGTGGCGGCGGTGCAATTAATATTGAAGTAAAAAATATTGATGAATTTTTGATTGTTTATCTGATTGCCGATGTGAAGGAGGCTATGGGTGCAAATATTTTGAATACAATGCTTGAAGCCATAAAAATACCGCTTGAAAATATTACAAACGGAAAAAGCCTAATGGCAATTTTATCAAATTATGCAACCGAATCTCTAGTAAAAGCCGAATGTGAAGTAAATGTAAAACTTCTTAGCAGCTCAATGGAAACATCTATTGAAACTGCCAAAAAAATTGAACTTGCAAGCAAATTTGCAAAACTTGACATTTACCGTGCCACAACTCATAATAAAGGAATTTTTAACGGAATTGACGCTGTGGTAATCGCTACCGGAAACGACTGGCGCGCAATCGAAGCTGGCGGAAATGCCTTTGCTGTGAAAAATGGAAAATACGAAGGGCTTACAACTTGGACTTTTGATGAAAACGCAAATAAATTAAAAGGCGAACTTACCCTTCCAATGCCAATCGCAAGTGTAGGCGGCTCAATAGGGCTAAATCCAAGCGTAAAAGCTGCATTTAATATTTTAGGAAATCCTGACGCAAGAACTCTGGCAAGCATTATTACATCAGTAGGACTCGCTCAGAATTTTGCCGCAATAAAAGCACTTGTTACAACTGGAATACAGCACGGACATATGAAGTTGCAGGCTCGTTCGTTGGCATTATTTGCTGGTGCAAAAGGAAAGGAAATTGATATTGCTGTGGAAAGGCTCTTGGAAAGCGGGAAAAGTATTAACTTAGAAAATGTGAAGAAAATTTTGAAAGAAATAAAATAA
- a CDS encoding IS256 family transposase, with amino-acid sequence MTKKKIDNEIFKTLIEDYNIKDTNDIKDMLKDLLSGTIQTMLEAEIEHELGYAKHSMKDKTTSNARNGHSKKTVRSEYGNLDLDIPRDRNAEFEPQIIPKYQREITGIEGQILSLYAKGMSNRDIEDHLNNLYGIDVSPSMISKITDKIIPEIREWQSRQLEDVYPIVFMDAIHYSVRKDGVVVKKAVYLAIGIDKEGRKEVLGFWIGENESSKYWLNVLNELKNRGVQDILIMSVDNLKGFSEAISSVFPKTEIQKCVVHQIRNSIRYISYKDVREFTSDLKEMYNAPTLEQAEFKLDELEEKWGKKYMAVINSWRSNWNELTTYFKYDTKIRKLIYTTNPIESLNRQLRKYTKTKSLYPTDEALMKSVYLSLKEATRKWTGRIPGWGEIYSQLSIYFEGRI; translated from the coding sequence ATGACTAAAAAGAAAATTGACAACGAAATTTTTAAAACACTGATTGAGGATTACAATATTAAAGATACTAATGATATTAAGGATATGCTTAAGGATTTGCTTTCGGGTACTATCCAAACCATGCTTGAAGCTGAAATTGAGCATGAACTGGGGTATGCTAAACATTCTATGAAAGATAAGACTACTTCTAATGCTAGAAATGGACATTCCAAGAAAACTGTTAGAAGTGAGTATGGCAATCTTGATTTAGATATTCCTAGAGATAGAAATGCTGAGTTTGAGCCTCAAATCATCCCTAAATATCAAAGAGAAATTACTGGCATTGAAGGACAGATTCTTTCTCTTTATGCTAAAGGAATGAGCAATAGAGATATCGAGGACCATCTCAATAATCTTTATGGAATTGATGTTTCGCCATCTATGATCAGTAAAATTACAGATAAAATTATACCTGAAATTAGGGAATGGCAGTCTAGACAGCTTGAGGATGTATACCCAATAGTTTTTATGGATGCTATCCATTACAGCGTAAGAAAAGATGGAGTTGTTGTTAAAAAGGCGGTATATTTAGCTATAGGAATAGATAAGGAAGGGCGAAAGGAGGTCTTAGGATTTTGGATAGGAGAAAATGAATCAAGCAAGTACTGGCTAAATGTTTTAAATGAATTAAAAAACAGAGGAGTTCAGGATATACTAATTATGTCTGTTGATAATTTAAAAGGGTTCAGCGAAGCAATATCTTCGGTGTTCCCTAAGACAGAAATTCAAAAATGTGTGGTTCATCAAATTAGAAACAGCATAAGATACATATCTTACAAAGATGTAAGGGAATTTACATCAGACTTAAAAGAAATGTACAATGCACCAACACTGGAACAGGCAGAGTTTAAACTGGATGAACTAGAAGAAAAATGGGGTAAAAAGTATATGGCAGTAATTAATTCCTGGAGAAGTAACTGGAATGAGTTGACAACATACTTTAAATATGATACAAAGATAAGAAAGCTGATATATACGACAAACCCGATAGAAAGCTTAAACAGACAATTAAGAAAGTATACGAAGACAAAATCACTTTATCCGACAGATGAAGCATTGATGAAGTCAGTATATTTAAGTTTAAAGGAAGCAACAAGGAAATGGACTGGAAGAATACCGGGCTGGGGAGAAATATATTCTCAGTTAAGTATTTATTTTGAAGGAAGGATTTAA
- a CDS encoding RIO1 family regulatory kinase/ATPase domain-containing protein — protein sequence MHENSLLFYTKKQLKDKPRVFKINKKYYLKQNNERKLHTGHRLQKLLYKITKNPIVYPTVPSSKVNLILFESNILEKMAKSGLNVPKVVYKTKNYYVMEDTGKNFVEIIEESNDKEKVNTLVKKALESLVELHKKGFAKGGSQLRNFTLKDNKVYMIDFEEEIEEKYVKELQIRDVILFLLSLEKYKVDYNLEEILDYYEKISKNVTTKTEIKKFFHSRRWIRFLNSKIFESVQNFV from the coding sequence ATGCACGAAAATTCGCTGCTTTTTTATACAAAAAAACAATTAAAAGATAAACCTAGAGTTTTTAAAATAAATAAAAAATATTATTTGAAACAAAATAATGAAAGAAAGTTACATACAGGACATAGATTGCAAAAATTGCTTTATAAAATCACAAAAAATCCAATAGTTTATCCAACTGTTCCATCAAGTAAAGTAAATTTGATCTTGTTTGAATCAAATATTTTAGAAAAAATGGCAAAATCTGGCTTAAATGTTCCAAAAGTCGTATACAAAACAAAAAATTACTATGTGATGGAAGATACCGGAAAAAATTTTGTTGAAATTATAGAAGAAAGCAATGATAAAGAAAAAGTAAACACGTTAGTAAAAAAAGCATTAGAATCACTCGTTGAACTACACAAAAAAGGCTTTGCAAAAGGTGGATCCCAACTTAGAAATTTTACTTTAAAAGATAACAAAGTTTATATGATTGATTTCGAAGAAGAAATAGAGGAAAAATATGTAAAAGAACTGCAAATAAGGGATGTGATTCTATTTTTACTCTCGCTTGAAAAATACAAAGTTGACTATAATTTAGAAGAAATACTGGATTACTATGAAAAAATTTCTAAAAATGTAACTACAAAAACAGAAATAAAAAAATTTTTTCACTCAAGAAGATGGATTAGATTTTTAAATTCAAAAATTTTTGAGAGTGTCCAGAATTTTGTGTAA
- the pcp gene encoding pyroglutamyl-peptidase I yields the protein MKILVTGFDPFGGEPINPAIESVKKLPDNIAGAQIIKLEIPTVKGKSIKKIEKAIEEHNPDVILSIGQAGGRFDISVERVGINLDDFRIPDNEGNQTIDEPIFPDGENAYFVDLPVKAMVKNIQKNKIPASVSYTAGTFICNHVLYGTLYLINKKYKSKKSGFIHIPFLPEQVINKKNTPSMELNTTVKGLIAAIEAIVKNDKDIKETGGTIC from the coding sequence ATGAAAATATTAGTTACTGGCTTTGATCCTTTTGGAGGTGAGCCCATAAATCCTGCTATCGAATCAGTTAAAAAATTACCTGATAATATTGCAGGAGCACAAATTATCAAATTGGAAATTCCGACAGTAAAAGGAAAATCTATAAAAAAAATTGAAAAGGCTATTGAAGAGCATAATCCAGATGTCATCTTGTCAATCGGACAAGCAGGCGGAAGATTTGATATTTCCGTTGAACGAGTTGGAATAAATCTTGATGATTTCCGAATACCTGACAACGAAGGAAACCAAACTATTGATGAGCCAATTTTTCCAGATGGAGAAAATGCGTATTTTGTAGATCTGCCTGTAAAAGCTATGGTAAAAAACATACAAAAAAATAAAATTCCAGCTTCTGTTTCGTACACCGCAGGAACTTTCATCTGTAATCATGTTCTTTACGGTACACTTTATTTAATAAATAAAAAATATAAAAGCAAAAAATCTGGATTTATTCATATTCCATTTTTACCAGAGCAAGTTATTAATAAAAAAAATACACCATCAATGGAATTAAATACTACTGTAAAAGGTTTAATTGCCGCAATTGAAGCTATTGTAAAAAATGATAAAGATATTAAAGAAACTGGCGGAACTATTTGTTAG
- a CDS encoding DUF979 domain-containing protein, protein MEIKALLKLLTQIIYILCGLVSISTGIRGLKNEKAKIGTFLFWTILGIIFIFGEAIPYKVTGGLLVILAIITVTKQLHIGKFENISSQFKIAQSEKLKNKIFIPAVLIGIAAFLILQFKIGKTAIPPALGIGGGSLVALLAAAIIIKPKFSETNEDTSKLLMQIGATAILPQLLAALGAVFTKAGVGKVIAANISSVVPTGNIFIGIVIYAIGMVIFTMIMGNAFAAFSVITAGIGIPFIIKNGGNPAIIGALGMTAGYCGTLMTPMAANFNIVPASILEIKDKYGIIKVQAPMALLLLVTHVILMLLLFGVK, encoded by the coding sequence ATGGAAATAAAAGCTCTTTTAAAACTTTTGACACAAATTATTTATATTCTTTGCGGACTTGTCAGTATAAGTACTGGAATTAGAGGATTGAAAAATGAAAAGGCAAAAATAGGAACATTTTTGTTTTGGACTATTCTTGGGATAATATTTATTTTTGGAGAAGCTATTCCATATAAGGTTACTGGCGGACTTCTTGTAATTCTTGCCATAATTACTGTAACAAAACAATTACATATTGGAAAATTTGAAAATATTTCTTCACAATTCAAAATCGCACAAAGTGAAAAATTAAAAAATAAAATTTTCATCCCAGCTGTATTAATTGGAATTGCCGCTTTTCTAATACTTCAATTTAAAATTGGAAAAACTGCTATACCACCCGCATTAGGTATCGGTGGAGGTTCGCTTGTCGCTCTTCTAGCAGCTGCAATTATCATAAAACCAAAATTTAGCGAAACAAACGAAGATACTTCAAAACTCCTTATGCAAATTGGTGCAACTGCTATTTTGCCACAACTTCTTGCTGCACTAGGTGCTGTATTTACTAAAGCTGGAGTTGGAAAAGTAATAGCTGCCAACATTTCATCTGTTGTTCCAACTGGAAATATCTTTATAGGAATTGTTATTTATGCTATTGGAATGGTTATATTCACTATGATTATGGGAAATGCCTTTGCTGCATTTTCAGTAATAACTGCAGGAATTGGAATCCCTTTTATTATCAAAAATGGTGGAAATCCAGCTATTATCGGTGCTTTAGGAATGACCGCCGGCTATTGCGGAACTCTTATGACTCCAATGGCAGCAAACTTCAATATTGTCCCTGCTTCAATTTTGGAAATAAAAGATAAATATGGAATTATAAAAGTCCAAGCTCCAATGGCTTTATTACTGCTTGTAACACATGTTATACTTATGCTGTTGTTATTTGGAGTAAAATAA
- a CDS encoding DUF969 domain-containing protein, which yields MNLWILIGIVIIVVGFSLKLDVLAVVLTAGIATGIAAKMNFFEILGIIGKAFVDNRLMSIFLISLPVIAVLERYGLRERSAALIEKLKNATAGRILGLYMVIRSIASALSIRIGGHIQFIRPLIYPMSEAAAKAHKNQDLTEKQTEELKSLSAAIENYGNFFSQNIFVGASGLLLIQTTLKENGYAVSLKQLALSSIPIGIIAIIFTFIQVYIYDKKIILSKGGKK from the coding sequence ATGAATTTATGGATACTTATTGGTATTGTTATTATTGTAGTGGGATTTTCTTTGAAGCTAGATGTGCTGGCTGTGGTGCTTACTGCTGGTATAGCTACTGGAATTGCTGCAAAAATGAATTTTTTTGAAATTCTTGGAATTATTGGAAAGGCTTTTGTGGATAATAGACTTATGTCAATTTTTTTGATTAGTTTGCCAGTCATTGCAGTCCTTGAAAGATATGGACTTAGAGAAAGAAGTGCAGCTTTAATTGAAAAATTAAAAAATGCGACTGCCGGTAGAATCTTAGGACTTTATATGGTAATCCGTTCGATTGCGAGTGCATTGTCAATTAGAATTGGTGGGCATATTCAGTTTATACGACCTCTTATTTACCCAATGTCTGAAGCTGCTGCAAAAGCTCATAAAAATCAGGATTTAACAGAAAAGCAAACTGAAGAGTTAAAAAGTTTAAGTGCTGCAATTGAAAATTATGGAAATTTCTTTTCACAAAACATATTTGTCGGTGCATCGGGACTTCTTTTGATTCAGACTACACTGAAGGAAAATGGATATGCCGTATCTTTGAAGCAATTGGCACTATCTTCAATACCAATTGGGATAATTGCAATAATTTTTACTTTTATTCAAGTATATATTTATGATAAAAAAATAATTTTGAGCAAAGGAGGTAAAAAATAA
- a CDS encoding type I restriction-modification system subunit M — protein sequence MKNTKESNETTQRAELHHKIWAIADNVRGAVDGWDFKQYILGILFYRFISENMTEFFNKAEHEAGDLEFNYADISDEEAKEDFRAGTVEDKGFFILPSQLFENVVKTARNNENLNTDLANIFKSIEASAIGFESENDIKGLFEDVDTTSNRLGGTVAEKNIRLADILIGISEINFGSFQHNDIDAFGDAYEYLISNYASNAGKSGGEFFTPQTVSKLLARLVMEGKENINKVYDPTCGSRVIIMTEANSSVKSKVLKLLPKLKTEETDSLCVA from the coding sequence ATGAAAAATACAAAAGAATCAAATGAAACGACACAAAGAGCAGAATTACATCATAAAATCTGGGCAATTGCAGATAATGTGCGTGGAGCAGTGGATGGTTGGGATTTTAAACAGTATATTTTGGGAATATTATTTTATAGATTTATTTCGGAAAATATGACAGAATTTTTCAATAAAGCAGAACATGAAGCTGGAGATTTGGAGTTTAATTATGCGGATATTTCTGATGAAGAAGCCAAAGAAGATTTTAGAGCTGGTACTGTGGAAGATAAAGGATTTTTTATTTTACCAAGTCAACTTTTTGAAAATGTAGTAAAAACAGCGAGAAATAATGAAAATTTAAATACTGATTTGGCTAATATTTTTAAATCCATTGAGGCAAGTGCTATTGGTTTTGAATCGGAAAATGATATTAAAGGATTATTTGAAGATGTTGATACTACCAGTAACCGTCTAGGTGGAACGGTAGCAGAAAAGAATATAAGATTAGCAGATATTTTAATAGGAATTTCTGAAATTAATTTTGGGAGTTTTCAGCATAATGATATAGATGCTTTTGGAGATGCGTATGAATATCTGATTTCAAATTATGCCAGCAATGCTGGTAAATCAGGAGGAGAATTTTTTACACCGCAAACAGTTTCTAAACTTCTGGCAAGACTTGTAATGGAAGGAAAAGAAAATATCAATAAAGTATACGATCCGACATGTGGGTCTCGTGTCATAATAATGACAGAGGCAAATAGTTCAGTAAAATCAAAGGTTTTGAAGCTTCTACCAAAGTTAAAAACTGAAGAAACTGATAGTTTATGTGTTGCTTAG
- a CDS encoding CD1845 family protein, translating into MRWILKIILFPISLVLSILTAFLTFLLGIGTALLYIVMVFCIFGAIASLIRGEIGIGISGLVIGFLFSPYGLPMIGATVIAFIELINDKIKAV; encoded by the coding sequence ATGCGATGGATATTAAAAATTATCTTATTTCCGATTAGTCTTGTCTTATCAATTCTGACAGCTTTCCTGACATTCTTACTTGGTATTGGAACAGCATTACTTTATATCGTTATGGTGTTCTGCATATTTGGGGCGATAGCTTCTTTAATTCGAGGAGAAATTGGGATAGGTATATCGGGCTTGGTCATCGGTTTCCTATTTAGTCCCTATGGGCTTCCGATGATAGGAGCGACTGTGATAGCGTTTATTGAATTGATAAATGATAAGATTAAGGCGGTGTAG
- a CDS encoding flavodoxin, which translates to MSFLVVYYSYSGITRRLAEDIALITDGDLRELKPQKPYSFSYNTAVKEAREEIEKGYCPPLIQGAETIENAEVIFIGSPNWLKTFAPPVLSFLRTVDLSGKTIIPFCTHGGGGFGRMIEDYKKECKNSIIKDGIALKGDYSFDELKTWLDSNL; encoded by the coding sequence ATGAGTTTTTTGGTTGTATATTATTCATATTCAGGAATAACAAGAAGATTAGCGGAAGATATTGCGTTGATTACCGATGGAGATTTGAGAGAGCTGAAACCACAAAAGCCCTATTCATTCTCATATAATACTGCTGTAAAAGAAGCGAGAGAAGAAATTGAAAAAGGATACTGTCCACCTCTTATTCAAGGAGCGGAAACTATTGAAAATGCAGAGGTAATTTTTATTGGCTCTCCCAATTGGCTCAAAACTTTTGCCCCACCCGTGCTATCGTTTTTAAGAACGGTTGATTTAAGCGGAAAGACAATCATTCCGTTTTGCACGCATGGTGGAGGTGGTTTTGGGAGAATGATTGAAGATTATAAAAAGGAATGTAAAAATTCAATTATTAAAGATGGAATAGCGTTAAAAGGAGATTACAGTTTTGATGAACTAAAAACATGGTTAGATAGCAATTTATAA